From one Sardina pilchardus chromosome 6, fSarPil1.1, whole genome shotgun sequence genomic stretch:
- the mios gene encoding GATOR2 complex protein MIOS — translation MSGSKPDILWSPHHVDRYVICDSELSLYRIGSIGNAEPKAGTLPLSQETAATLLAINSDTPYMKCVAWYPKHEPECLLAVGQANGRVVLTSLGQSPNSKCKELMGREFVPKHARQCNTLAWNPWDSNWLAAGLDKHRADFSVLIWDISSKYAPDISVPMEKIRLSSGDTDSGLVVTKPLYELGQNDACLSLCWLPRDQKLLLAGMHRNLAIFDLRNTSQKTFVNTKAIQGVTVDPHFHERVASFFEGQVAIWDLRKFEKPVLTLTEQPKPLTKVAWCPTRTGLLATLTRDSNVVRLYDMQHAPTPIGDETEPTIIERGVQPCSDNSVISSFAWHPSAQNRMVVVSPNRAMADFTVFERISLAWGSTTSLMWACGRHLYECAEGEGAAEKDRDIATKMRQRAQNGYGHDTVQVWRNHLLAGGDDPQLKSLWYTLYFMKQYTEDFEQKQQGSKQSLIYSGIKNIVKSSSGTTENRRCWRGSDRQTDVARYQSEERSLALRLCGWIGRGPEVDVEPFLKSLEQEGEWERAAAVALFNLDIRRAIQILNKGASSEKGDLNLNVVAMALSGYTDEKNSLWREMCSTLRLQLKKPYLCVMFAFLTSEPGAYDGVLYESSVAVRDRVAFACMFLSDSQLPRYIDKLTNEMKEAGNLEGILLTGLTKDGVDLMESYVDRTGDVQTASFCMLMGSPGDVVKDTRVQCWIENYRNLLDAWRFWHKRAEFDIHRSKLDPSSKPLAQVFVSCNFCGKSISYSCSAMPHQGRGFSQYGVSGSPTKSKVTSCPGCRKPLPRCALCLMNMGTPVSSCPGSGKMDEKVDLTRDKKLAQFNNWFTWCHNCRHGGHAGHMLSWFRDHSECPVSACTCKCMQLDTTGNLVPSDSS, via the exons ATGAGTGGTTCAAAGCCAGACATTCTATGGTCTCCACATCACGTGGATCGATATGTGATCTGTGACTCTGAACTCAGTCTATACCGCATCGGATCTATCGGGAATGCCGAGCCGAAGGCAGGAACGTTACCGTTATCCCAGGAGACAGCGGCAACACTCTTAGCTATCAACTCGGACACCCCGTACATGAAATGTGTAGCCTGGTACCCCAAGCATGAACCCGAGTGTCTTCTGGCTGTGGGCCAAGCCAATGGGAGAGTAGTGCTGACCAGCTTGGGCCAGAGCCCCAACTCCAAGTGTAAGGAGTTGATGGGGAGGGAGTTCGTGCCCAAGCACGCGCGGCAGTGCAACACACTGGCATGGAACCCCTGGGACAGCAACTGGCTGGCCGCTGGCCTGGACAAACACCGCGCCGATTTCTCCGTCCTCATTTGGGACATCAGCAGCAAGTATGCCCCGGACATTTCGGTGCCCATGGAGAAGATCCGTCTCTCGTCAGGAGACACCGACTCGGGCTTGGTGGTGACCAAGCCTCTTTATGAACTGGGCCAAAACGACGCGTGCCTCTCCCTGTGCTGGCTCCCGCGCGACCAGAAGCTGCTGCTGGCCGGCATGCACCGCAACCTGGCCATCTTCGACCTGCGCAACACCAGCCAAAAGACCTTCGTCAACACCAAGGCCATCCAGGGCGTGACGGTCGACCCGCACTTCCACGAGCGCGTGGCCTCCTTCTTCGAGGGCCAGGTGGCCATCTGGGACCTGCGCAAGTTCGAGAAGCCCGTGCTGACGCTCACGGAGCAGCCCAAGCCGCTGACCAAGGTGGCGTGGTGCCCCACGCGCACGGGCCTCCTGGCCACGCTGACCCGCGACAGCAACGTGGTGCGGCTGTACGACATGCAGCACGCGCCCACGCCCATCGGCGACGAGACGGAGCCCACCATCATCGAGCGCGGCGTGCAGCCGTGCAGCGACAACAGCGTCATCAGCAGCTTCGCCTGGCACCCGTCGGCCCAGAACCGCATGGTGGTGGTGTCGCCCAACCGCGCCATGGCCGACTTCACCGTCTTCGAGCGCATCTCGCTGGCGTGGGGCTCCACCACCTCCCTGATGTGGGCGTGCGGGCGCCACCTGTACGAGTGCGCCGAGGGAGAGGGCGCGGCGGAGAAGGACCGAGACATCGCCACCAAGATGAGGCAGCGGGCGCAGAACGGCTACGGCCACGACACCGTGCAGGTGTGGAGGAACCACCTGCTGGCTGGAGGCGACGACCCCCAGCTCAAGTCCCTGTGGTACACTCTGTATT TTATGAAGCAATACACTGAAGACTTTGAGCAAAAACAACAAGGGAGCAAGCAGTCACTGATCTATTCAGGCATCAAGAACATCGTCAAGTCTAGTTCAG gCACTACGGAGAACCGGCGCTGCTGGCGGGGCTCTGACCGGCAGACGGACGTGGCGCGCTACCAGAGCGAGGAGCGCAGCCTGGCGCTGCGGCTGTGTGGCTGGATCGGCCGCGGGCCGGAGGTGGACGTGGAGCCCTTCCTCAAGTCCCTGGAGCAGGAGGGTGAGTGGGAGCGCGCCGCCGCCGTGGCCCTCTTCAACCTGGACATCCGGCGGGCCATCCAGATCCTCAACAAAGGGGCCTCCTCGGAGAAAG GGGACCTGAACTTGAATGTGGTGGCCATGGCCCTGTCCGGCTACACGGACGAGAAGAACTCTCTGTGGAGGGAGATGTGCAGCACGCTGAGGCTGCAGCTCAAGAAGCCCTACCTGTGTGTGATGTTCGCCTTCCTGACCAGCGAGCCTGGGGCCTATGATGGCGTACTG TATGAAAGCAGCGTTGCAGTCCGAGACAGAGTGGCCTTCGCCTGTATGTTCCTCAGTGACTCTCAG TTGCCACGGTACATAGATAAGCTGACCAATGAGATGAAAGAGGCGGGAAACCTGGAGGGCATCCTGCTGACGGGCCTGACCAAAGATGGAGTTGACCTGATGGAGAGCTACGTGGACCGCACCGGGGACGTGCAGACGGCCAGCTTCTGCATGCTCATG GGTTCCCCAGGTGATGTGGTGAAAGACACTCGAGTCCAGTGCTGGATCGAAAACTACCGAAACCTTCTGGACGCCTGGAGATTTTGGCACAAGAGGGCCGAGTTTGATATTCACAGGAGCAAGCTGGATCCCAGCTCAAAGCCTCTCG CGCAGGTGTTTGTAAGCTGTAACTTCTGCGGCAAGTCCATCTCCTACAGCTGCTCGGCCATGCCACACCAGGGCCGCGGCTTCAGCCAGTACGGGGTCAGCGGCTCCCCCACCAAGTCCAAGGTCACCAGTTGCCCCGGCTGCCGCAAGCCCCTGCCCCGCTGTGCCCTCTGCCTCATGAACATGGGCACACCTGTATCCAGCTGCCCTG GTTCTGGGAAGATGGATGAGAAAGTGGACCTCACCAGGGATAAGAAGCTGGCCCAGTTTAATAACTGGTTCACATGGTGCCATAATTGTCGTCATGGTGGCCACGCAGGCCACATGCTGAGTTGGTTCAG AGACCACAGTGAATGCCCAGTCTCGGCATGCACCTGCAAATGCATGCAGCTGGACACTACAGGGAACCTCGTGCCTTCGGATAGCTCTTAG